The following coding sequences are from one Achromobacter sp. B7 window:
- a CDS encoding dicarboxylate/amino acid:cation symporter, with amino-acid sequence MNTKKLTRYIGIAMVLGVVVGYVCNKTAQDAKHAAEIASYFSLVTDIFLRMIKMIIAPLVFATLVSGLASMSDANAVGRIGLRAMVWFIAASAVSLLLGLLLVNIFQPGAHMNLAIPDTGITSGLKTGDFTLKAFIAHVFPKSIAEAMANNEILQILVFSLFFGAALSFIRGKGHHTIYTMIDELAKIMFRVTDYVMRFAPLGVFAAMAAAITTEGLGVLVSYGKLIGEFYLGLALLWAILFGVGYLFLGKSTRRLGGLIKEPTLLAFSTASSESAYPKTIEALERFGVSKRISGFVLPLGYSFNLDGSMMYQSFAVLFIAQAYNIEMSFAQQLTLLLVLMVTSKGMAGVARASLVVVAATLPMFHLPEAGLLLIMGIDQFFDMGRTATNVVGNSLATAVIAKLEDDRDDAAA; translated from the coding sequence AATACAAAGAAGCTGACGCGTTACATCGGCATCGCCATGGTGCTGGGCGTCGTGGTGGGCTACGTGTGCAACAAGACGGCGCAGGACGCGAAGCACGCAGCGGAAATTGCGTCGTACTTCAGCCTGGTCACGGACATCTTCCTGCGCATGATCAAGATGATCATCGCGCCGCTGGTCTTCGCGACGCTGGTGTCGGGCCTGGCCAGCATGAGCGACGCGAACGCCGTGGGCCGCATTGGCCTGCGCGCCATGGTGTGGTTCATCGCGGCGTCCGCCGTGTCCTTGCTGCTGGGCCTGCTGCTGGTCAATATCTTCCAGCCGGGCGCACACATGAACCTGGCGATTCCGGACACGGGCATCACCTCGGGCTTGAAGACGGGCGACTTCACGCTCAAGGCGTTCATCGCGCACGTGTTCCCCAAGAGCATCGCCGAAGCGATGGCCAACAACGAGATCTTGCAGATTTTGGTGTTCTCGCTGTTCTTTGGCGCAGCGTTGTCGTTCATACGCGGCAAGGGCCACCACACGATCTACACCATGATCGACGAGCTGGCCAAGATCATGTTCCGCGTCACCGACTACGTGATGCGCTTTGCGCCGCTGGGCGTGTTCGCCGCCATGGCCGCCGCCATCACCACCGAAGGCCTGGGCGTGCTGGTCAGCTACGGCAAGTTGATCGGCGAGTTCTACCTGGGCCTGGCGCTGCTGTGGGCCATTCTGTTTGGCGTCGGTTACCTGTTCCTGGGCAAGTCCACGCGCCGCCTGGGCGGGCTGATCAAAGAGCCGACCTTGCTGGCATTTTCCACGGCCAGCAGCGAATCGGCCTATCCGAAGACCATCGAAGCACTAGAACGCTTTGGCGTGTCCAAGCGCATTTCGGGCTTTGTACTGCCGCTGGGGTATTCGTTCAATCTGGACGGCTCGATGATGTATCAGTCGTTCGCCGTCCTGTTCATTGCGCAGGCTTACAACATTGAGATGAGCTTTGCGCAGCAGTTGACGCTGTTGCTGGTGCTGATGGTGACCAGCAAGGGCATGGCGGGCGTGGCGCGCGCGTCGCTGGTCGTGGTGGCCGCCACCCTGCCGATGTTCCATTTGCCGGAAGCGGGCCTGCTGCTGATCATGGGCATCGACCAGTTTTTCGACATGGGCCGCACCGCGACCAATGTGGTGGGCAACAGCCTGGCCACCGCCGTCATTGCGAAACTGGAAGACGACCGCGACGATGCGGCGGCTTGA
- a CDS encoding MOSC domain-containing protein: MNPIVIAVALSATHAFSKPVVPTILLVKGLGVEGDAHQGVTVKHRSRVRADPTQPNLRQVHLIQAELHDELQLAGFNVAEGTMGENITTRGIDLLALPRGARLRIGEDAIIEITGLRNPCVQLDQYQKGLMAAVLGRNPDGSLQRRAGVMGIVIEGGAVSPGDSIRTELPALPHLALERV; this comes from the coding sequence ATGAATCCGATCGTGATTGCCGTGGCGCTAAGCGCAACGCATGCGTTCAGCAAGCCGGTCGTGCCGACCATCCTGCTGGTCAAGGGGCTGGGCGTCGAAGGCGACGCGCATCAGGGGGTGACCGTCAAGCATCGCTCGCGCGTGCGGGCCGACCCCACGCAGCCCAACCTGCGCCAGGTGCATCTGATTCAGGCGGAACTGCACGACGAGCTGCAACTGGCCGGCTTCAATGTGGCCGAAGGCACGATGGGCGAAAACATCACCACGCGCGGTATTGACCTGTTGGCGTTGCCGCGTGGGGCGCGACTGCGTATCGGCGAAGACGCAATCATCGAAATCACCGGGTTGCGCAATCCGTGCGTGCAACTGGACCAATATCAGAAAGGTCTGATGGCCGCCGTGCTGGGCCGCAACCCCGACGGCAGCCTGCAACGGCGCGCCGGCGTGATGGGGATTGTGATCGAGGGCGGGGCGGTCAGCCCGGGCGACAGTATCCGAACCGAGCTTCCCGCACTGCCGCATTTGGCACTGGAACGGGTGTAG
- a CDS encoding alpha-D-ribose 1-methylphosphonate 5-triphosphate diphosphatase — protein MPSSYLTHARVIMPDRVLENSAVLIDDGRIVAIEPDGARADRVVDLQGQTLMPGLIDLHCDAIEKEAEPRSRVLFPFDFAVAQVDRRNAAAGITTPFHALSFANNEWGVRNNQTAAQVVRAVHAFRPHSLVDNRVHCRYEVTDPTSVDVLRALMDEGAVDLLSVMDHSPGQGQFKTLESYLQYMMGNHAMSREQAEEAAHAKTRAKDGAVTRVQALLAHAHALGIATASHDDDSVQRIATMRNLGVSMSEFPITLDTARAAVSCGLPTILGAPNVLRGQSQSGSMRAIDAIRAGVASCLCSDYQPSTLIAAAFAVAAQTDLSWPQAIALVTANPADACGLSDRGRIAVGQRADLVAVAQVGALPLISHTWSAGRLVFSTHYLPTRTHAAASPEAQREAA, from the coding sequence ATGCCAAGCTCATACCTGACCCATGCCCGCGTGATCATGCCCGACCGCGTGCTGGAGAACAGCGCGGTGCTGATCGATGACGGCCGCATCGTGGCCATCGAGCCGGACGGCGCGCGGGCGGACCGCGTGGTTGACCTGCAAGGCCAGACCTTGATGCCCGGCTTGATCGACCTGCATTGCGACGCCATCGAAAAGGAAGCGGAGCCTCGCTCGCGCGTGCTGTTTCCGTTCGATTTCGCGGTGGCGCAGGTCGACCGTCGCAACGCCGCCGCGGGCATCACCACGCCTTTTCATGCGCTGTCTTTCGCCAACAATGAATGGGGCGTGCGCAACAACCAGACGGCGGCGCAGGTGGTGCGCGCGGTGCATGCGTTCCGCCCGCACAGCCTGGTGGACAACCGCGTGCATTGCCGCTACGAAGTCACCGACCCAACCTCAGTGGACGTATTGCGCGCATTGATGGACGAAGGCGCGGTGGACCTGTTGTCGGTGATGGACCATTCGCCGGGGCAGGGGCAGTTCAAGACGCTGGAATCCTATCTGCAATACATGATGGGCAACCACGCCATGAGCCGCGAGCAGGCCGAAGAGGCGGCCCACGCCAAGACACGCGCCAAGGACGGGGCGGTGACGCGCGTGCAGGCACTGCTGGCGCACGCGCATGCGCTGGGCATCGCCACCGCCAGCCATGACGACGATTCCGTGCAGCGCATCGCCACGATGCGCAACCTGGGCGTGTCGATGAGCGAATTCCCCATCACGCTGGACACGGCGCGCGCGGCGGTTTCCTGCGGCCTGCCCACCATTCTCGGGGCGCCCAACGTGTTGCGCGGGCAAAGCCAGAGCGGGTCAATGCGCGCCATCGACGCCATCCGCGCGGGCGTGGCCAGCTGCCTGTGTTCGGACTACCAACCGTCCACGCTGATCGCCGCCGCATTTGCCGTGGCGGCGCAAACCGACCTGAGCTGGCCGCAAGCCATCGCGCTGGTCACGGCAAACCCGGCCGACGCCTGCGGGCTGTCCGATCGGGGCCGGATCGCGGTGGGCCAGCGGGCGGATCTGGTGGCAGTGGCACAAGTTGGCGCGCTGCCACTGATCAGTCACACCTGGTCGGCCGGCCGGCTGGTATTCTCCACGCACTACCTGCCGACGCGCACGCACGCGGCGGCGTCGCCCGAGGCGCAACGCGAGGCGGCATGA
- the phnL gene encoding phosphonate C-P lyase system protein PhnL has protein sequence MHASLPMIEVRGLVKRFTLHNQGGMHLPVLDAVDMTAAAGDCLVLAGPSGTGKSTLLRCLYGNYLATEGSIRVRAHDEWVELVGAPEQRILALRRDVIGYVSQFLRVIPRVSALDVVAEPLRVAGVDAADAREQAGALLQRLNVPPRLWGLAPATFSGGEQQRVNIARGFIARHPILLLDEPTASLDADNRRVVIALIHEALAAGRCLLGIFHDAEVRDAVATQTLALRPAPPASLALEPSCQAHT, from the coding sequence ATGCATGCATCCTTACCCATGATCGAAGTGCGGGGGCTGGTGAAACGGTTCACGCTGCACAACCAGGGCGGCATGCATCTGCCCGTGCTGGATGCCGTGGACATGACCGCCGCCGCCGGCGATTGCCTGGTGCTGGCCGGCCCGTCGGGCACCGGAAAAAGCACCTTGCTGCGTTGCCTGTATGGCAACTACCTGGCTACCGAAGGCAGCATCCGCGTGCGCGCCCATGATGAATGGGTCGAGCTGGTGGGCGCGCCCGAACAGCGCATCCTGGCGCTGCGCCGCGACGTCATCGGCTACGTCAGCCAGTTCCTGCGCGTCATTCCCCGGGTGTCCGCGCTGGACGTGGTGGCCGAGCCGCTGCGCGTGGCGGGCGTGGACGCCGCCGATGCGCGCGAGCAGGCCGGCGCCTTGCTGCAACGCTTGAATGTGCCGCCGCGTTTGTGGGGCCTGGCGCCCGCCACGTTTTCCGGCGGCGAGCAGCAGCGCGTCAACATCGCGCGCGGCTTTATTGCGCGCCATCCGATTCTGTTGCTGGACGAACCCACGGCGTCGTTGGATGCCGATAACCGCCGCGTGGTGATCGCGCTGATCCACGAAGCACTGGCGGCGGGCCGCTGCCTGCTGGGCATCTTTCACGACGCCGAAGTGCGCGACGCCGTTGCCACCCAAACCCTGGCGCTGCGCCCCGCGCCGCCCGCCTCGCTTGCCCTGGAGCCCTCATGCCAAGCTCATACCTGA
- the phnK gene encoding phosphonate C-P lyase system protein PhnK: MNAHPLLSVRKLTRTWDGVHGCRDVSFDLYPGEVLCIVGESGSGKSTLLSAVSHQTAPDAGSVWYDTRDQGFIDLAGLQGARLRLLSRTDWGFVRQNARDGLRMQVSAGANIAERLMAVGDRHYGDLRAVAGNWLQKMEIDVGRLDDTPVSFSGGMQQRLQIARNLVTHPRLVFMDEPTASLDVSVQARLLDLLRQLVTDLGLAAIVVTHDLAVARLLAHRTLVMRGGVVVESGLTDQILDDPQHPYTQLLVSSILQS; the protein is encoded by the coding sequence ATGAACGCGCATCCACTGCTTTCCGTGCGCAAGCTGACCCGCACGTGGGACGGCGTGCACGGCTGCCGCGACGTCAGCTTTGACCTGTATCCGGGCGAAGTGCTGTGCATCGTGGGGGAATCGGGCTCGGGCAAAAGCACCTTGCTGTCGGCCGTGTCGCACCAGACCGCGCCCGATGCCGGCAGCGTCTGGTACGACACGCGTGACCAGGGCTTCATCGACCTGGCCGGCCTGCAAGGCGCGCGGCTGCGATTGTTGTCGCGCACCGATTGGGGCTTCGTGCGGCAGAACGCCCGCGACGGGCTGCGCATGCAGGTCAGCGCGGGCGCCAATATCGCCGAGCGGCTGATGGCGGTGGGCGACCGGCACTACGGCGACCTGCGCGCCGTGGCGGGCAATTGGCTGCAAAAGATGGAGATCGACGTGGGCCGGCTGGACGATACGCCGGTGTCGTTTTCCGGCGGCATGCAGCAGCGTCTGCAAATCGCCCGCAACCTGGTAACGCACCCGCGCCTGGTGTTCATGGACGAACCCACGGCATCGCTGGACGTGTCCGTGCAGGCGCGGCTGCTGGACCTGCTGCGCCAACTGGTCACGGACCTGGGCCTGGCCGCCATCGTCGTCACGCATGACCTGGCGGTGGCGCGGCTGCTGGCGCATCGCACGCTGGTGATGCGCGGCGGCGTTGTGGTTGAAAGCGGGCTGACCGACCAGATTCTTGACGACCCTCAACACCCCTACACCCAGTTGCTGGTGTCTTCCATTTTGCAGAGCTGA
- a CDS encoding alpha-D-ribose 1-methylphosphonate 5-phosphate C-P-lyase PhnJ: protein MTPNTNATLNNKADATANATVRAIANDPATASAASAATVPRDEHYNFAYLDESTKRMLRRALLKAVAIPGYQVPFGSREMPLPYGWGTGGIQVTAAIIGTDDVLKVIDQGSDDTTNAINIRRFFGRVTGVATTTSTPAATIVQSRHRIPETPLREGQVMVFQVPIPEPLRWLEPSETETRTMHALAEYGGMHVKLYEDIAQHGHIATTYDYPVIVNDRYMMRPSPIPKFDNPKLDGSPALMLFGAGREKRVYAVPPYTSVKSLDFDDHPFTVETWAECCDLCGSRDSYLDEIILDDAGTRRFVCSDTEYCNHRQTQQRDNEAAA from the coding sequence ATGACCCCGAACACGAATGCAACGCTGAACAACAAGGCGGACGCGACGGCCAACGCCACGGTCCGCGCCATAGCCAACGATCCGGCCACCGCCTCGGCTGCCTCGGCCGCCACGGTCCCGCGCGACGAGCACTACAACTTTGCCTACCTGGACGAATCCACCAAGCGCATGTTGCGCCGCGCCTTGCTCAAAGCCGTGGCCATCCCCGGCTACCAGGTGCCGTTCGGCAGCCGCGAAATGCCGCTGCCGTATGGCTGGGGCACGGGCGGCATCCAGGTAACGGCGGCCATCATCGGCACGGATGACGTGCTTAAGGTCATCGACCAGGGTTCGGACGACACGACCAACGCCATCAACATCCGCCGCTTCTTCGGCCGCGTCACGGGCGTGGCCACCACCACGTCCACGCCCGCGGCGACTATTGTGCAAAGCCGCCACCGCATCCCGGAAACCCCGCTGCGCGAAGGGCAGGTCATGGTGTTCCAGGTGCCCATCCCCGAGCCCCTGCGCTGGTTGGAACCCAGCGAAACCGAAACGCGCACCATGCACGCGCTGGCCGAGTACGGCGGCATGCACGTCAAGCTGTACGAAGACATCGCGCAGCATGGCCACATTGCCACCACCTACGATTACCCCGTCATCGTGAACGACCGCTACATGATGCGGCCGTCACCCATCCCGAAGTTCGACAACCCCAAGCTGGACGGCAGCCCCGCGCTGATGCTGTTCGGCGCCGGCCGCGAAAAGCGCGTCTACGCCGTGCCGCCCTACACCTCGGTCAAGAGCCTGGACTTCGACGATCACCCGTTCACCGTGGAAACCTGGGCCGAATGCTGCGACCTGTGCGGCTCGCGTGACAGCTATCTGGACGAGATCATCCTGGACGACGCCGGCACACGCCGCTTTGTGTGTTCGGACACCGAATACTGCAATCACCGCCAAACGCAGCAACGCGACAACGAGGCCGCCGCATGA
- a CDS encoding carbon-phosphorus lyase complex subunit PhnI has protein sequence MYVAVKGGERAILNSYRMLDDYRRGNREVPELSLDQIREQMPLAVSRVMAEGSLYDPQLAALALKQAAGDQIEAVFLLRAYRTTLSRLGYTQPIDTGAMRLQRRISSTFKDVPGGQILGPTYDYTQRLLDFTLAAQREADALPPGADALDSDMPRVTDLLAHDDLIDAEPVPEGDPEPFDLTRQPMEFPASRPARLQNLARADEGFLLSMGYSTQRGYGNTHPFAAEIRYGTLEVDMMVEELGFAVTVGEIEITECQMVSQFAGNGEDGPKFTRGYGLTFGYGERRAMSMALVDRALKAQELGERADSPANDHEFVLYHSDNVEASGFVQHLKLPHYVDFQANLELLRRLRADRHAPQPASRDLMDEAVSQ, from the coding sequence ATGTACGTCGCCGTCAAAGGGGGCGAGCGCGCCATCCTGAATTCCTATCGCATGCTGGACGACTACCGCCGCGGCAACCGCGAGGTGCCCGAGCTAAGCCTGGACCAGATCCGCGAACAGATGCCGCTGGCCGTGTCACGCGTGATGGCCGAGGGCTCGCTCTACGATCCGCAACTTGCCGCGCTGGCGCTAAAGCAAGCCGCCGGCGACCAGATCGAAGCCGTGTTCCTGCTGCGAGCCTATCGCACAACGCTGTCGCGGCTGGGCTATACGCAGCCGATCGACACCGGCGCCATGCGCCTGCAACGCCGCATTTCGTCCACGTTCAAGGACGTGCCCGGCGGGCAGATCCTGGGCCCCACCTACGACTACACGCAGCGCCTGCTGGACTTCACGCTGGCGGCCCAGCGCGAGGCGGACGCGCTGCCCCCGGGCGCTGACGCCCTGGACAGCGACATGCCGCGCGTGACGGACCTGCTGGCGCACGATGACCTGATCGACGCCGAGCCCGTGCCCGAGGGCGACCCCGAGCCTTTCGACCTGACGCGCCAGCCGATGGAATTTCCGGCATCGCGCCCGGCACGCTTGCAAAACCTGGCACGCGCCGACGAAGGCTTTCTGTTGTCCATGGGCTATTCCACGCAGCGCGGCTATGGCAACACCCATCCCTTCGCCGCCGAGATCCGCTACGGCACGCTGGAAGTCGACATGATGGTGGAAGAGCTGGGCTTTGCCGTCACGGTGGGCGAAATCGAAATCACCGAATGCCAGATGGTCAGCCAGTTCGCCGGCAACGGCGAAGACGGCCCGAAGTTCACGCGCGGCTACGGCCTGACGTTCGGCTACGGCGAACGCCGAGCCATGTCGATGGCGCTGGTGGACCGTGCGCTAAAGGCGCAAGAACTGGGCGAGCGCGCCGACTCGCCCGCCAACGATCACGAATTCGTGCTGTATCACAGCGACAACGTCGAGGCGTCCGGTTTTGTGCAGCACTTGAAGCTGCCGCACTACGTGGACTTCCAGGCCAACCTGGAACTGCTGCGCCGGCTGCGCGCCGACCGGCACGCCCCGCAACCCGCTTCCCGCGACCTGATGGACGAGGCTGTTTCGCAATGA
- the phnH gene encoding phosphonate C-P lyase system protein PhnH, with amino-acid sequence MPIRTDAAPAARRGLLPGFANPVNDAQTTFRAALRALAHPGRIQRITARTGVPAGLSMAMTALLLTLVDGDTPLWLPPGVNEDVVTFLRFHCGCPFVPSPSLARFAAVPSGHAAPALSACHAGDPAYPDLSTTLLIDVDALADDGVMNAAHDTVSLGGPGIKTCHALSVAGLPDGFWREWRLNHQRFPLGVDVFLTQGERICGLPRTTRVEN; translated from the coding sequence ATGCCGATCCGCACCGACGCCGCGCCCGCCGCGCGGCGCGGCTTGTTGCCCGGGTTTGCCAACCCCGTCAACGATGCGCAAACCACCTTCCGCGCCGCGTTGCGTGCGTTGGCGCATCCCGGTCGCATCCAGCGGATCACCGCGCGCACCGGCGTGCCTGCCGGGCTTTCGATGGCGATGACGGCGTTGCTGCTGACGCTGGTGGACGGTGACACCCCGCTGTGGTTGCCGCCCGGCGTGAACGAGGACGTCGTGACGTTCCTGCGCTTTCACTGCGGATGCCCCTTCGTGCCGTCGCCGTCGCTGGCTCGCTTTGCCGCCGTGCCGTCCGGCCACGCCGCGCCCGCGCTGTCGGCCTGCCATGCGGGCGACCCGGCGTATCCCGACCTGTCCACCACGTTGCTGATCGACGTCGACGCGCTGGCCGACGACGGCGTTATGAACGCCGCGCATGACACCGTCAGCCTCGGCGGCCCCGGCATCAAGACCTGTCACGCGCTGTCGGTAGCGGGCTTGCCCGACGGCTTTTGGCGCGAATGGCGCCTGAACCACCAACGTTTCCCGCTGGGCGTCGACGTGTTCCTGACGCAAGGCGAGCGGATCTGTGGATTGCCGCGCACCACGCGCGTGGAGAACTGA
- the phnG gene encoding phosphonate C-P lyase system protein PhnG, which translates to MDHSQAGQNAANARRAAWMRVLSLADPAALEGALRGLGGVPAHQMLRPAQTGMAMVRARSGGTGARFNLGEMTVTRCAVMLADGVVGMAYVQGRSARHAEQAAVADALLQLPEWHDTVDAQVIQPLARAHADKVDAQARVAAQTKVEFFTMVRGED; encoded by the coding sequence ATGGATCACTCACAAGCAGGGCAGAACGCGGCGAACGCCAGGCGTGCCGCCTGGATGCGCGTGCTGTCGTTGGCCGACCCGGCCGCGCTGGAAGGCGCTTTAAGAGGGTTGGGCGGCGTACCCGCCCACCAGATGCTGCGGCCCGCGCAGACCGGCATGGCGATGGTGCGGGCGCGTAGCGGCGGCACCGGGGCGCGCTTCAACCTTGGCGAAATGACGGTGACACGTTGCGCCGTCATGCTGGCCGACGGCGTGGTGGGCATGGCCTATGTGCAGGGGCGCAGCGCCCGGCACGCCGAACAGGCCGCCGTGGCCGATGCGCTGCTGCAACTGCCCGAATGGCACGACACGGTGGATGCACAAGTGATCCAGCCGCTGGCGCGGGCGCATGCCGACAAGGTCGATGCCCAGGCCCGCGTGGCCGCGCAAACCAAGGTCGAATTCTTCACGATGGTGCGGGGCGAGGACTGA
- the phnF gene encoding phosphonate metabolism transcriptional regulator PhnF, with product MVERGSGIAVWRQIGESLADDIRNKLYMAGEQLPSEPELAAKFSVNRHTIRRAMGELEQSGLVRIEQGRGTFVQEHAIDYAIGKRTRFSENLRSQGVLGHQEALGSQTLRAADIAKHLGLARTAPLLRVQIVGKAENRTISTSEHYFDEKRFPDFADRLTALRSVSKVYGHYGIGDYTRKWSRITATLPTPETARLLGQPKTRPILQVEALNVDQEGAPLQYSITRFVGDLVQLMVADDS from the coding sequence ATGGTCGAACGAGGTTCCGGCATCGCCGTCTGGCGGCAAATTGGCGAGTCCCTGGCGGACGACATCCGCAACAAGCTCTATATGGCGGGCGAACAGCTGCCGTCCGAGCCCGAACTGGCCGCCAAGTTTTCAGTCAACCGGCACACCATCCGCCGCGCCATGGGCGAGCTTGAGCAAAGCGGGCTGGTGCGCATCGAACAGGGCCGCGGCACGTTCGTGCAAGAACACGCCATTGATTACGCCATCGGCAAGCGCACGCGCTTTTCCGAAAACCTGCGTAGCCAGGGCGTGCTGGGCCACCAGGAGGCGCTGGGCAGCCAGACGCTGCGCGCCGCCGATATCGCCAAGCACCTGGGCCTGGCTCGCACGGCGCCGCTGTTGCGCGTGCAGATTGTTGGCAAGGCCGAAAACCGAACCATCAGTACCTCTGAACACTACTTCGACGAAAAGCGCTTTCCCGATTTTGCCGACCGGCTGACCGCGCTGCGCTCGGTGTCGAAGGTGTATGGCCACTACGGCATTGGCGACTACACGCGCAAGTGGTCGCGCATTACCGCCACACTACCCACGCCCGAAACCGCGCGCTTGCTGGGTCAGCCCAAAACGCGGCCCATCCTGCAAGTGGAAGCCTTGAACGTGGACCAGGAGGGCGCGCCGTTGCAATACAGCATCACCCGCTTTGTCGGCGACCTGGTGCAGCTGATGGTGGCGGACGACAGCTGA
- a CDS encoding alpha-D-ribose 1-methylphosphonate 5-triphosphate diphosphatase — translation MNSHAPSPLAGVTGQRILTPRGVEQASLRFQGGLIDDGASAPARGAPWFDAGRLLVLPGIVDLHGDAFERAIMPRPSVTFPYDSALFDVDRQLLANGITTEFHGVTLSWEGGLRGEAYAERMFDALERMKPMMGARHYVHLRFETHHIGGVDLAQQWIRDGRVRFLALNDHLPSMARRLGDERKLMQYADRAQCDLDAFQQRIRAAMSAADSVADAMRDLALCAQAAGLKVASHDDPDAATRRYYHQLGCGVAEFPLTREAACVARDLGNAVVFGAPNVVRGGSHTGAPGATQMIQAGLCDVLTSDYYYPAPLAAVMRLVQDGVLPLAQAWNLVSMNPARAAGLKDRGALAPGLIADAIVVDDHLPGLPRVVAAIVGGELRYATRVFGDDHSQRMAA, via the coding sequence ATGAACTCACACGCCCCCTCGCCCCTGGCCGGTGTCACAGGCCAACGCATCCTGACGCCGCGCGGCGTTGAACAGGCCAGCCTGCGCTTTCAAGGCGGACTGATCGACGACGGCGCAAGCGCCCCCGCGCGCGGCGCGCCGTGGTTCGACGCCGGCCGCCTGCTGGTGCTGCCCGGCATCGTGGACTTGCACGGCGACGCGTTTGAACGCGCCATCATGCCGCGCCCCAGTGTCACCTTTCCGTATGACAGCGCGTTGTTCGATGTCGACCGCCAGTTGCTGGCCAACGGCATCACCACCGAATTCCATGGCGTGACCCTGTCCTGGGAAGGCGGCCTGCGCGGCGAAGCCTATGCCGAACGCATGTTCGACGCGCTGGAGCGCATGAAGCCGATGATGGGCGCACGGCATTATGTGCACCTGCGTTTTGAAACCCACCACATCGGCGGCGTGGACCTGGCGCAGCAGTGGATTCGCGATGGCCGGGTGCGCTTTCTGGCGTTGAACGATCACCTGCCCAGCATGGCGCGCCGTCTTGGCGATGAACGCAAGCTGATGCAGTACGCAGACCGCGCGCAGTGCGATCTGGACGCCTTCCAGCAACGCATCCGCGCCGCGATGTCGGCGGCCGATTCCGTGGCGGACGCCATGCGTGACCTGGCGCTGTGCGCGCAGGCCGCGGGCCTGAAGGTGGCCTCGCACGACGACCCCGACGCCGCCACGCGCCGCTACTACCACCAGCTGGGTTGCGGCGTGGCCGAATTTCCGCTGACCCGCGAAGCCGCCTGCGTCGCCCGCGATCTGGGCAACGCCGTGGTCTTCGGCGCGCCCAACGTCGTGCGCGGCGGCAGCCATACGGGCGCGCCGGGCGCCACCCAGATGATCCAGGCCGGGCTGTGCGACGTGTTGACGTCCGACTACTACTACCCCGCGCCGCTGGCCGCCGTGATGCGGCTGGTGCAGGACGGCGTGTTGCCCCTGGCGCAGGCCTGGAACCTGGTGTCGATGAACCCCGCGCGCGCCGCCGGCCTGAAAGACCGGGGCGCCTTGGCGCCGGGCCTGATCGCCGACGCCATCGTGGTGGACGACCATCTGCCGGGACTGCCGCGCGTGGTGGCCGCCATAGTCGGCGGCGAACTGCGCTATGCCACGCGGGTCTTCGGCGACGATCACAGCCAACGCATGGCGGCCTGA
- a CDS encoding DUF1045 domain-containing protein produces the protein MALAHRYALYLSPAKPWRDVGSRWLGRCADTGAALPPLPGMPSAARDWTAAPRHYGLHATLKPPFRLASGATPQALDDAARTLARGFAPFSVMLECARLRGFLAWRIAQADAVGHSRIQALADAAVRDLDALRAPPTADELARRQATALTPAQQAMLARWGYPYVFDTYTFHITLTGKLEGDALAAAQHSVAAFAEPLRGQAMPVSGVSLFVQPEPGADFVAARHYHFDGAQTDAIGVQALQGAPAP, from the coding sequence ATGGCGCTTGCGCATCGCTACGCCCTGTACCTGTCGCCCGCCAAACCCTGGCGCGATGTTGGCAGCCGCTGGCTGGGACGCTGCGCCGACACGGGCGCGGCGCTGCCGCCCCTGCCGGGCATGCCATCCGCCGCGCGCGACTGGACTGCCGCGCCACGCCATTACGGCCTGCATGCCACGCTGAAGCCGCCCTTTCGCCTGGCATCGGGCGCGACCCCGCAGGCGCTGGACGACGCGGCTCGCACGCTTGCGCGCGGTTTCGCGCCTTTTAGCGTCATGTTGGAATGCGCCAGGCTGCGCGGCTTCCTGGCCTGGCGCATCGCGCAGGCGGATGCCGTTGGCCACAGCCGCATCCAGGCCTTGGCGGACGCGGCCGTGCGCGATCTTGACGCCCTGCGTGCGCCCCCCACCGCCGACGAACTGGCAAGGCGCCAGGCCACTGCGTTGACGCCCGCGCAGCAAGCCATGTTGGCGCGCTGGGGCTACCCCTATGTCTTCGATACGTACACGTTCCACATCACGCTGACCGGCAAGTTGGAAGGCGACGCGCTGGCCGCGGCGCAACACAGCGTGGCCGCCTTTGCCGAGCCGTTGCGCGGGCAGGCCATGCCCGTGTCTGGCGTCAGCCTGTTCGTGCAGCCGGAGCCGGGTGCGGATTTCGTCGCCGCGCGCCACTACCATTTCGACGGCGCGCAAACAGACGCCATCGGCGTGCAGGCCTTGCAAGGCGCCCCCGCGCCATGA